GCATGCACTCTAATAGATTAATATTACAGTTTGcaataaatgtttaacaaaaaaaaaataaagtgatattttcacattttatatctGTCACTAACCCCCAATTACTCGTTCGATGGCTTGCTCAAAGTGTTTTTGGTTGATGGCATCAGAAAGGTGGCGGGCTGCAATAAGCGCAGCCTCGTTGCACACATTAGCGATGTCCGCACCTGTCAGAGAGAAATCAGTAAGTGGTGAAACTTGGTGCATATCTCATAAACAACTTTTGaaacttaaatgtataaaaagtcTTTACGTGCCTGAAAAACCAGGTGTTAGAGCAGCCATTTTCCTTGCCAGAGATTCTTTATCCAACTCTGCTTCCAGCTTTAGTGGTCTCAGATGGACTTTGAATATAGAGGCTCTGCCTTTGATATCTGGTGGCCCTGCAATCATCATGCAATATACAATGGTATGCTTTTAAATAGCCTGCAATTAAAGTTCCCCAacagtttaaagtatattactatttttaaaaaattaattaattaaacatggaCATGTGACAAAAAAACATACCGATATATATCTGTCTATCAAAGCGTCCGGGTCTCATCAGAGCTGGATCTAGAATATCTGGTCTGTTGGTGCCTGCCAGCACTACAACATTGGTAGCAGTGTTAAATCCTACAAATGAGAGAAAAggaaaatacatttgcatatataaacACGTCACAGAATTTTTAATACCAACTTTAAATATTGTTTGATGATCTGACACATGAAGGATCTGGAGTTTTGACCAATAAAATGCTCCTATTTTTATTACAAGAAATTCTAATGAAATTATAAAGTAATCTAAAAATGATAATGAAGTTAAGAAATCTAATATCggactgtctgtctgttttctagATACAAACCATCCATCTCAACTAGTAACTGGTTGAGCGTGTTCTCTTGTTCACTCTGTCCGCCAAAGTTGCCTCTGCCTCTCTTTCTTCCTACAGCATCGATCTCATCTATGAACAGAATGCATGGGGCATTCTTCCGGGCCAATACAAAGAGATCCCGAACCtacacaaaattacattattttagtcaCACTGTGTTTAAAGTTTCCCAGAAAGCATACTGAACACAATGAAGCTCATAATAGGATACAGAAAATGTACTTGCCCTGGCAGGTCCAACCCCCACAAACATCTCTAAGAACTCTGATCCATTCACAGTGATGAAGGGGACGTTGGCTTCTCCCGCAGTGGCCTTGGCTAGTAAAGTCTTTCCAGTGCCTGGGGGTCCAGTCAAAATAGCCCCCTAAACAAGAAGATTAAACCTTCTGCTGAAATCTCAGTTGACTTACTAAATTACGAGACAGTTATGCAATgttctgttaaagggatactccacctcaaaataaaaattgtgtcattaatcacttacccccatcttGTTCCAACCCTGTAAAAgatccgttcgtcttcagaacacaatttaagatattttagataaaaacTGAGACTCTCCCATAGAccgccaagtaaataacagtgtcaaggtacataaaaggtatgaaagtcatcgtcagaatactccatctgctatcagacgtgcaatctgatATAAAGCAACagcaacactttttgtaagcgaagaaaacaaaagtaacgactttattcaataattccttagtcaacgttctcctctgtgtctctccatatcactgtatgccgtgtatgttcttttgtgtcatccgctccacaaggatgcgctgtttatttcaaatcaaagctaaatacatgtagaaacagcgcatccttgtggcgcggatgacgcggcacaaggatgcgctgtttatttgaaatggaggGTAAATGAGTGTAGAGTTGGCTTAtgatttattgaataaagtcgttattttttgttttcttcgcttacaaaaagtgttcccgtcgcatACCTTTCCTAGACCtagacactgctatttacttggtagtctatgggacagtctcaagcctccaggttttcatccaaaatatcttaaattgtgttctgaagatgaacggcgcttttacgggtttggaacaagattgggggtaagttattaatggcaaaatgttcattttggggtctTGCGCTACCTTTGGAATCTTGGCACCCAAATCCTGGTACTGCTTTGGGTTCTTAAGAAAGTTTACAAACTCCATGATCTCCAATTTTGCCTCCTCACAGCCCGCCACATCTTTGAATTTGATGTCAATCTCATCTCGTAGTACTTTGGCAGTGGTCTCACTGACGCTGAAGAGCCCACCCATTCCCCTCCCTGGCCTCCCTGTCCCAGCAGGCCCTCTCCTCAGCATGAACAGCAAGAACCCAATGATCAGTACAGTGGGCAACATGTTGAGGAGGAAAGACCTAAAAATGACACAGGAAAAAGACTGAAATTAAGAAACAAATGTGAACAGCATTAAAGCTTCTAGTTTGATTGTTGATATTGCAAATCAACAACTGCAACTGCAAATTTACGTCAATATCTCACCCATCACTTTCAGCAGAATAGACCACTGGCAGTCTGTTCTCTCCTTCAATACCCATCTCTAGCTGAGCAGTTTCCAGGTTCCGCTCAAATGTGTCCACACTGCCGATGTTGAACCACACGTATTGCTGCTTGAAGAAATGATCACATTGTGTGTCATTATTATGTGTAGTTTTTAGAGGAAAGAgaaatatatactatacatattcTACCATTCAAAGATTTGAGGTCGGTAATTGTTTAATGTTCACcaaagatgcatttttttatcaaagatacacacacaaaaagaaaaagtaaaattagtattttctatttgaatctattttcaaatgtaatttattccagtgaattttcagcatcattactccagtcttcagtgtcacatgatccttcagaaatcagtctaatatgctgatttggtgctgaacaaacatttcttattaatatcaatgttcaaaacagttgtgctgcttaatatttttgtggaaatcatgatagaTGATACGATTAtgaccaatttaatgcacccttgctgaataaaagtattaacttctttaaaattatatatcttGCGTACCCCAAAGTTTTGGATGGTAGTCTATGTAGGACTGACCTGGCTAATGGATaatctttttaattatataatcaCTGGCTTGGTTACCAGTAATGactatctaaaaataataaacataactgGATTGAATCCTTGTAAAGAACTCACCCCATCAACTGGAGTTTTACCGGGAGTAAAGATGACTTTTACATATCGCTTGTTTATAACCTCCAACCTGTCAACCtagcaaagataaaatacatAACTTCCTGGATCAAAGTTAAATTGGAAGTGGAAAGAAACACTGATTgcaaatacagataaaatataagtattaacATACCACTCCTTTTGCAaggtaaccatttacaaagtcttTCCAGGTGACCTCTCTTCCTCCATCTCGGAAGAAGAAATAATACGTGACCGCTGTCCAGAAGGCTGTTCCACACAGGAAATACAAACGGAATTCTTTATCGTCCCACGGCACATCGCCCTGCATGAGAGTGACAGAGAAATAAgggcatgttattgatcttattgtgaacaattcatccatgcaatacatttcattttattaaatgcatgaaataattttttcttgaTCTTCCTATTAGACgtcagacttctctctggtgacacaTCATTACGTCTGCCTCAGTAAACAGTAGTAACCAAGCTTTAAATGTTACAATAAGCctaatattactactaataattacTAGACATCTTTTAACCTTTTGGAGACGGCTGTACCAATTGGTTTCATCTTTTCGCCCCcctctttttcctcctcctccactACTTCCACCTCCACCAGTGGTCTTCTGAGCATTGGTTGGTTTGGCCTCTGGGTTAAAACAGATACAGAAAACAGCGTGATTATATTGTATGTCATACAAAAGGCAATTAATTCACATTATAAGCTTATAAGAGATATTACCTTTGACTTCTGCATTGGATGGCTTGGGCTCTCCATTTTTTGGAGCACCGTTTTTATTATTAGGGAAGTATTTTTCAAATCCTTCAGTACAAGAAGATAAAACGCAATTAGAAGAAAAGTCCAGTTTTGAGCTACTCAATGTCATTTTATAATTCCTGTAATCCACACCTTTGGGAGGTTTGGAGCTTAATCTTCTATATGTGCCCAAGACTTGAGAGAGCAAAGATCTTCGGTCTTGGCCAATTTGCCCAACACCCTGAACTTCAAAACCAAATACATTGAGAtgatcaaaaaaaacaaatcacaactgctgtaaaaactaaaaagaaatactCAAGGCACTGTTTGGTTCCTTAGATCCCACACTGGAGCCCTCTGGAGAACCTCTAGGATCCtcaaatatatcatatatctCTAAGGAGCACATTACAGTTCCTGCCCTTTTCGAAGGGTCTCCAGAGGTTCTTGAGAGGGTTTTTCCAATGAAGCTCAAAAGCCTCAAATATCTTTTAGCCCATTAAGTATTATGTAACTACTATTTTCAACAGATACTATGATAACAAATACTGAAATGCCAGTAAGGTTCTAAATGGTTTTAATATCTATAATAACgatgtttacaaaaatattaaagacgAATAAACAGAGCTCAAACTGATGTTTTGTACGCAGTTTTGGTAACACTTGACGGTTTAACAGATCTAATGTGAAGAGCTGTGACATAACACGAGCTAA
Above is a genomic segment from Cyprinus carpio isolate SPL01 chromosome A2, ASM1834038v1, whole genome shotgun sequence containing:
- the LOC109103482 gene encoding AFG3-like protein 2 isoform X2, which translates into the protein MAHRYLHLSRGCRNLLHALLPNVRSTNRVQSVQGVGQIGQDRRSLLSQVLGTYRRLSSKPPKGFEKYFPNNKNGAPKNGEPKPSNAEVKEAKPTNAQKTTGGGGSSGGGGKRGGRKDETNWYSRLQKGDVPWDDKEFRLYFLCGTAFWTAVTYYFFFRDGGREVTWKDFVNGYLAKGVVDRLEVINKRYVKVIFTPGKTPVDGQYVWFNIGSVDTFERNLETAQLEMGIEGENRLPVVYSAESDGSFLLNMLPTVLIIGFLLFMLRRGPAGTGRPGRGMGGLFSVSETTAKVLRDEIDIKFKDVAGCEEAKLEIMEFVNFLKNPKQYQDLGAKIPKGAILTGPPGTGKTLLAKATAGEANVPFITVNGSEFLEMFVGVGPARVRDLFVLARKNAPCILFIDEIDAVGRKRGRGNFGGQSEQENTLNQLLVEMDGFNTATNVVVLAGTNRPDILDPALMRPGRFDRQIYIGPPDIKGRASIFKVHLRPLKLEAELDKESLARKMAALTPGFSGADIANVCNEAALIAARHLSDAINQKHFEQAIERVIGGLEKKTQVLQPEEKKTVAYHEAGHAVAGWFLEHADPLLKVSIIPRGKGLGYAQYLPKEQYLYTKEQLLDRMCMTLGGRVSEEIFFGRITTGAQDDLKKVTQSAYAQIVQFGMNEKVGQVSFDLPRQGEMVLEKPYSEATAHLIDTEVRNLINMAYQRTQQLLTEKKAEVEKVALRLLEKEVLDKNDMVELLGRRPFAEKSTYEEFVEGTGSMDEDTSLPEGLKDWNKERGSEKEESTEEQVARQITGGMPF
- the LOC109103482 gene encoding AFG3-like protein 2 isoform X1; the encoded protein is MAHRYLHLSRGCRNLLHALLPNVRSTNRVQSVQGVGQIGQDRRSLLSQVLGTYRRLSSKPPKGFEKYFPNNKNGAPKNGEPKPSNAEVKEAKPTNAQKTTGGGGSSGGGGKRGGRKDETNWYSRLQKGDVPWDDKEFRLYFLCGTAFWTAVTYYFFFRDGGREVTWKDFVNGYLAKGVVDRLEVINKRYVKVIFTPGKTPVDGQQYVWFNIGSVDTFERNLETAQLEMGIEGENRLPVVYSAESDGSFLLNMLPTVLIIGFLLFMLRRGPAGTGRPGRGMGGLFSVSETTAKVLRDEIDIKFKDVAGCEEAKLEIMEFVNFLKNPKQYQDLGAKIPKGAILTGPPGTGKTLLAKATAGEANVPFITVNGSEFLEMFVGVGPARVRDLFVLARKNAPCILFIDEIDAVGRKRGRGNFGGQSEQENTLNQLLVEMDGFNTATNVVVLAGTNRPDILDPALMRPGRFDRQIYIGPPDIKGRASIFKVHLRPLKLEAELDKESLARKMAALTPGFSGADIANVCNEAALIAARHLSDAINQKHFEQAIERVIGGLEKKTQVLQPEEKKTVAYHEAGHAVAGWFLEHADPLLKVSIIPRGKGLGYAQYLPKEQYLYTKEQLLDRMCMTLGGRVSEEIFFGRITTGAQDDLKKVTQSAYAQIVQFGMNEKVGQVSFDLPRQGEMVLEKPYSEATAHLIDTEVRNLINMAYQRTQQLLTEKKAEVEKVALRLLEKEVLDKNDMVELLGRRPFAEKSTYEEFVEGTGSMDEDTSLPEGLKDWNKERGSEKEESTEEQVARQITGGMPF